The segment TGGTTTTTTTGTAAGGGATGCAGCGTCTCCTCGTCACGGGTTCCTCCGGCCTTATCGGCTCCGAAGTCTGTTCTTATTTCTCCAAAATGGGCTTCGCCATCCATGGCGTGGACAACAATCAGCGCGCTGTTTTTTTCGGCGCCCAAGGCGATACGCGCTGGAATCAGGAGCGGCTGCTAAGAGATCTGCCCGACTTTGCGCATCACGAACTCGATATTCGCGATCGCGCGGGCGTGCTGGACTTAGTGAAAACTCTCCGGCCCGATGTCATCATTCACACGGCGGCGCAGCCTTCGCACGACAGGGCGGCAGCGATTCCCTTCGACGACTTCGACACAAACGCCGTCGGGACTTTGAATCTATTGGAAGCCGCCCGGCAGTTTGCGCAGGAAGCGCCGTTCGTTCACATGTCCACCAACAAAGTCTATGGCGACGCCCCGAATCGAATCCAACTCGTCGAAAAAGACACGCGCTGGGATTTCGCCGATCCGGAATACGCGGGTGGCATCGCGGAAACTTTCAGCATCGACCAGTCGAAGCATTCGCTCTTTGGAGCGTCGAAGGTCGCGGCCGATGTGATGGTGCAGGAATACGGCCGTTATTTTGGAATGCCGACCTGCTGTCTGCGCGGCGGCTGTCTCACCGGGCCAAATCACACCGGAGTCGAGTTGCATGGCTTTCTGAGCTACCTCGTGCGCTGCAATCTGGAGGGTCGCGAATACAAGATTTTCGGCTATAAGGGAAAGCAGGTGCGCGACAACATTCATTCGCTCGACGTCAGCCGTTTCATGCACGCCTTTGTGGAAAATCCCCGGAGCGCGGAGGTTTACAATCTCGGCGGCGGCAAGGCCAACTCGGTCTCGATCCTGGAGGCGTTTCAGATCACCACGAGCTTCACCGGACTGGAGCAACACTCGACTTACCTCGACGAAAACCGCATCGGCGATCACATCGTTTACTACAGCGACCTCCGCAAAATGCGCTCCCATTATCCGTCGTGGGACATCACAATCTCAGTCGAGGAAACCATCGGCCAAATCGTCGAGGCTTGGAAAAAGCGGATGAGCTGAGTTCCATTGTTATCTCCCCATGCGCGTTTTCATCACCGGTATTTGCGGCTTCGTCGGAAGCACCCTGGCCCTCGCCCTCCGCGAATCTGTCGAAGGCATCGAGGTCTTCGGCTGCGATAATTTCATCCGCCCCGGCAGCGAGACCAATCGCCAGCGTCTGCGGCTCGCGGGCATCTCCGTTTTCCACGCCGACATCCGCAACAGCACCGATATCGACGCCCTGCCCCAGGCCGATTGGGTGATCGACGCCGCCGCCAATCCCAGTGTGCTCGCCGGCGTCGATGGCAGCAGCAGCCGCCAAGTCATGGAGCACAA is part of the Chthoniobacterales bacterium genome and harbors:
- a CDS encoding NAD-dependent epimerase/dehydratase family protein — encoded protein: MQRLLVTGSSGLIGSEVCSYFSKMGFAIHGVDNNQRAVFFGAQGDTRWNQERLLRDLPDFAHHELDIRDRAGVLDLVKTLRPDVIIHTAAQPSHDRAAAIPFDDFDTNAVGTLNLLEAARQFAQEAPFVHMSTNKVYGDAPNRIQLVEKDTRWDFADPEYAGGIAETFSIDQSKHSLFGASKVAADVMVQEYGRYFGMPTCCLRGGCLTGPNHTGVELHGFLSYLVRCNLEGREYKIFGYKGKQVRDNIHSLDVSRFMHAFVENPRSAEVYNLGGGKANSVSILEAFQITTSFTGLEQHSTYLDENRIGDHIVYYSDLRKMRSHYPSWDITISVEETIGQIVEAWKKRMS